A region from the Simiduia sp. 21SJ11W-1 genome encodes:
- a CDS encoding ClpXP protease specificity-enhancing factor: MAMTSSRPYMIRALYDWIVDNNCTPYILVDAQSNGVEVPQQHVNKDGQIVLNISPNAVMGLSLDNQSISFNARFGGIPTDIYVPSRAVLGIYARENGQGMVFEPELEPEPTPPGPPGKPRPDAPPAKPDASGRPSLRVVK, encoded by the coding sequence ATGGCAATGACGTCCAGTCGGCCCTACATGATTCGCGCACTCTACGATTGGATTGTGGATAACAACTGCACACCCTATATTCTTGTGGATGCCCAAAGCAACGGGGTGGAGGTACCTCAGCAGCACGTAAATAAAGACGGCCAGATTGTGCTGAATATTTCCCCGAACGCGGTGATGGGGTTGAGCCTTGATAATCAGTCCATCAGTTTTAACGCACGCTTTGGTGGTATTCCAACAGACATTTATGTTCCCAGCCGGGCAGTGCTTGGCATCTATGCGCGCGAAAATGGCCAGGGTATGGTGTTTGAACCGGAGCTTGAGCCCGAGCCCACGCCGCCGGGCCCACCAGGCAAGCCCCGCCCGGATGCCCCACCGGCCAAGCCGGATGCCAGCGGCCGACCCAGTTTGCGCGTGGTAAAATAA
- the ilvN gene encoding acetolactate synthase small subunit: protein MRRIISVLMENAPGALSRVVGLFSQRGYNIESLTVAPTEDATLSRLTLTTIGDDHKIEQITKHLNKLIDVVKLVDLTEGAHIERELMLIKVKAIGNQREEIKRCVDIFRGQIVDVTPSVYIVQVAGTSDKLDAFVQSVGESAVLEVVRTGVSGIARGEKVLSL, encoded by the coding sequence ATGAGACGCATTATTTCAGTGTTAATGGAAAACGCCCCCGGCGCCCTGTCGCGCGTAGTGGGCCTGTTCTCGCAGCGCGGCTACAACATCGAGAGCCTGACGGTCGCACCCACCGAAGACGCCACGCTTTCGCGCCTGACGCTCACCACCATTGGCGACGATCACAAGATTGAACAAATCACCAAGCACCTCAACAAGTTGATTGATGTGGTCAAGCTTGTTGATTTAACCGAAGGCGCACACATCGAGCGCGAACTGATGCTCATTAAAGTGAAAGCCATTGGCAATCAGCGTGAAGAAATCAAACGCTGTGTTGATATTTTCCGCGGCCAGATTGTGGATGTCACGCCCAGCGTGTACATCGTGCAAGTGGCCGGCACCTCCGACAAGCTGGACGCCTTTGTGCAGTCTGTGGGAGAAAGCGCGGTACTTGAAGTTGTACGCACCGGCGTCTCGGGTATTGCGCGCGGCGAGAAGGTGCTGAGCCTTTAA
- the ilvC gene encoding ketol-acid reductoisomerase, giving the protein MQVYYDKDCDLSIIKGKNVAIVGYGSQGHAHAQNLKDSGVANVVVALRKGSSSWAKAEKAGLKVAEIADAVKDADVTMILCPDEHQASIYAAEIGPNLKSGSALAFAHGLNIHFQLIQPPADVDVIMVAPKGPGHTVRSTYLEGGGVPTLIAIYQDATGKAKDLALSYASANGGGRSGIIETNFREETETDLFGEQAVLCGGASALVEAGFETLVEAGYAPEMAYFECLHELKLIVDLMYQGGIADMRYSISNTAEYGDYATGPRIITAETKAEMKRVLTDIQEGRFVRDFILECQAGYPVMKAKRRIAGEHGIEQVGHKLRAMMPWIKANKIIDKTEGNN; this is encoded by the coding sequence ATGCAAGTTTACTACGACAAAGACTGCGACCTTTCCATCATCAAAGGAAAGAACGTTGCGATCGTGGGTTACGGCTCACAAGGTCACGCCCACGCGCAAAACCTGAAAGACTCCGGTGTAGCCAACGTCGTGGTGGCACTGCGCAAAGGCTCATCCAGCTGGGCCAAAGCCGAAAAAGCCGGCCTGAAAGTGGCTGAAATTGCCGATGCAGTGAAAGATGCCGACGTCACCATGATCCTGTGCCCCGATGAGCACCAGGCATCAATTTACGCAGCCGAAATTGGCCCGAACCTGAAATCAGGCTCTGCTCTGGCCTTCGCCCATGGCCTGAATATCCACTTCCAGCTGATTCAACCACCGGCGGATGTAGACGTGATCATGGTTGCCCCTAAAGGCCCGGGCCACACAGTGCGCTCTACCTACCTGGAAGGCGGCGGCGTACCCACCCTGATTGCCATCTACCAGGATGCCACCGGTAAAGCCAAAGATCTGGCACTGTCTTACGCATCTGCCAACGGCGGCGGCCGCTCTGGCATTATTGAAACCAACTTCCGCGAAGAAACCGAAACCGACCTGTTCGGCGAGCAGGCCGTTCTGTGTGGCGGTGCGAGCGCCCTGGTTGAAGCTGGTTTTGAAACCTTGGTAGAAGCAGGCTACGCGCCTGAGATGGCCTACTTCGAGTGCTTGCACGAACTGAAGCTGATTGTAGATTTGATGTACCAAGGCGGCATTGCCGACATGCGTTACTCCATCTCCAACACCGCCGAGTATGGCGACTACGCCACCGGCCCACGCATCATTACCGCCGAAACCAAAGCGGAAATGAAGCGCGTTCTGACCGACATCCAGGAAGGCCGCTTCGTACGCGACTTCATTCTGGAGTGCCAGGCGGGCTACCCGGTAATGAAGGCCAAGCGCCGCATTGCTGGCGAGCACGGCATCGAGCAAGTGGGCCACAAACTGCGCGCGATGATGCCCTGGATCAAAGCCAACAAGATCATCGACAAAACCGAAGGCAACAACTAA
- a CDS encoding ubiquinol-cytochrome c reductase, with protein sequence MKNWLTGLWGWVDERLPVQRAWDTHMAKYYAPKNFNFWYFFGVLSILVLVNQLLTGIWLTMSYTPTAEGAFASVEYIMRDVDFGWIIRYMHSTGASAFFLVVYLHMFRGLMYGSYKAPRELVWIFGMTIYVALMAEAFMGYVLPWGQMSYWGAQVIVSLFGAIPVVGDDLVQWIRGDYLISGITLNRFFALHVVALPIVLLALVVLHILALHEVGSNNPDGVEIKKNKDENGIPLDGVPFHPFYTVHDLVGVTVFLFAFCFVIFFMPEMGGFFLEYANFEEANNLKTPPHIAPVWYFTPFYAILRAVTIDIGPLSSKFLGLVAMGGAIAILFVLPWLDKSPVKSMRYKGFMPRVSLMIFAAMFVVLGYLGVKSPTDGRTLLAQLATVYYFAYFIQMPMFTNPLKPSGTVLNWLIAAVLGGMMIYMSIAWAAKVPVLIVLFGIALGAFVLLSPWLTGKDKVLPEPTRTQAKGLSAGLVWGGFFLFLALTIVPIKAVGAEGQYACGSIQCDVMEPDLENKESLQRGAQLFTNYCMGCHAASFSRFERVADDLGIPHEVMMDNLVFGDRRIGELMTISMDADKSKAWFGATPPDLTLVARARNPEWLYTYLRNFYKDDTRPTGVNNRVFDKVAMPHAMIELQGLPECAPGPHFVDGRPVRDPVTGSVIADDPCGSLKVGEHKGTMSAEEFDQAIYDLVNFLEYIAEPYALDRERIGIYVLLFLLVLFVFVYLLNREYWKDIH encoded by the coding sequence ATGAAAAATTGGCTCACAGGTCTCTGGGGTTGGGTAGACGAGCGCTTGCCGGTGCAGCGCGCTTGGGATACCCACATGGCGAAGTACTATGCGCCCAAGAACTTCAACTTCTGGTATTTCTTTGGCGTGCTGTCAATTCTGGTGTTGGTTAACCAGCTGTTAACCGGTATCTGGCTTACAATGAGCTACACGCCCACTGCCGAAGGTGCTTTCGCGTCTGTTGAATACATCATGCGCGATGTGGATTTCGGCTGGATCATCCGCTACATGCACTCCACCGGCGCCTCGGCGTTCTTCCTTGTGGTTTACCTGCACATGTTCCGCGGCCTGATGTACGGTTCGTACAAGGCGCCCCGTGAACTGGTGTGGATTTTCGGTATGACCATCTACGTCGCCCTCATGGCTGAGGCCTTTATGGGTTATGTATTGCCTTGGGGCCAGATGTCTTACTGGGGTGCGCAGGTGATCGTATCGCTGTTTGGTGCAATTCCTGTGGTGGGCGACGACCTGGTGCAGTGGATTCGCGGCGACTACCTGATCTCCGGCATTACCCTGAACCGCTTCTTTGCGCTGCACGTGGTGGCACTGCCCATCGTGTTGCTGGCGTTGGTTGTACTGCACATTCTCGCGTTGCACGAAGTGGGTTCAAACAACCCCGATGGCGTCGAGATTAAAAAGAATAAAGATGAAAACGGTATTCCCCTAGACGGTGTGCCTTTCCATCCTTTCTACACAGTGCACGACCTGGTAGGTGTAACGGTATTCCTGTTTGCGTTCTGTTTCGTGATCTTCTTCATGCCAGAAATGGGCGGCTTCTTCTTGGAGTACGCAAACTTTGAAGAGGCCAACAACCTCAAAACGCCACCGCACATTGCACCTGTATGGTACTTCACGCCTTTCTACGCCATTTTGCGTGCGGTAACTATCGACATAGGCCCGCTGAGCTCCAAGTTCCTTGGCCTGGTGGCCATGGGCGGCGCCATTGCCATCCTGTTTGTGCTGCCTTGGCTGGATAAGAGCCCAGTGAAATCCATGCGCTACAAAGGCTTCATGCCACGTGTATCGCTGATGATTTTTGCGGCCATGTTCGTGGTGTTGGGCTACCTGGGTGTTAAGTCACCTACCGATGGCCGCACCCTGTTGGCGCAGTTGGCAACGGTGTACTACTTTGCCTACTTCATCCAAATGCCCATGTTCACCAATCCGCTTAAGCCCTCTGGCACAGTGCTGAACTGGCTGATCGCCGCAGTGCTGGGCGGCATGATGATCTACATGTCCATTGCCTGGGCCGCCAAGGTGCCTGTGCTTATTGTTCTGTTTGGTATTGCGCTCGGTGCCTTCGTATTGTTGTCACCCTGGTTGACCGGCAAAGATAAAGTACTGCCAGAGCCTACCCGTACACAGGCCAAAGGCTTGAGTGCAGGCCTTGTGTGGGGCGGTTTCTTCCTGTTCCTGGCGCTGACCATTGTGCCAATCAAGGCGGTGGGTGCTGAAGGGCAGTACGCCTGTGGCAGCATCCAGTGCGATGTAATGGAGCCGGATTTGGAGAACAAGGAATCGCTTCAGCGCGGTGCCCAGTTGTTCACCAACTACTGCATGGGTTGCCACGCGGCCAGCTTCTCACGCTTTGAGCGCGTAGCTGATGACTTGGGCATTCCCCATGAAGTGATGATGGATAACCTGGTGTTTGGTGATCGTCGCATTGGCGAACTGATGACCATCTCCATGGATGCCGATAAGTCCAAGGCCTGGTTTGGTGCAACACCGCCAGACCTGACCCTGGTTGCGCGCGCGCGCAACCCCGAGTGGTTGTACACCTACCTGCGCAACTTCTACAAAGATGACACGCGCCCAACCGGTGTCAACAACCGGGTGTTCGACAAGGTGGCCATGCCGCACGCGATGATTGAATTGCAAGGTTTGCCTGAGTGCGCGCCCGGCCCGCATTTTGTGGATGGTCGCCCGGTGCGCGATCCGGTTACAGGGAGTGTTATTGCAGATGACCCTTGTGGCAGCCTGAAAGTGGGCGAGCACAAAGGCACCATGAGTGCAGAAGAGTTTGATCAGGCGATTTATGATCTGGTGAACTTTCTGGAATATATCGCCGAACCTTACGCGCTTGATCGCGAGCGCATTGGCATTTACGTATTGCTATTTTTGCTAGTGCTGTTTGTGTTTGTCTACTTGCTCAATCGCGAGTACTGGAAAGATATTCATTAA
- a CDS encoding S1 RNA-binding domain-containing protein, with product MKGLGQFHTLPVARLTDFGAFLSLPEGGDILLPKRFVADDLAVGDFIRVFVYLDSEDRPVATTETPKAQVGKFALLEATAITRVGAFLDWGLGKELLVPFAEQQRPMEEGKRYLVYVFVNDQDGRIVASSKLDKFLDKYRPRYEPGQPVDLIIGSSTDLGFKAIVNHSHWGVLFESEVFQRVSFGQQLKGFIKRVRPDGKIDLTLQHKSAQRDQLANKVMAYVAKQGGFARLHDKSTPEEISRALGMSKAAFKRTIGSLYKAGELALESDGIRATGKQA from the coding sequence ATGAAAGGTTTAGGCCAGTTTCATACATTGCCCGTTGCCAGGCTCACGGATTTTGGTGCGTTTTTATCGTTGCCTGAGGGTGGCGATATTCTATTGCCCAAGCGCTTTGTGGCAGATGATCTGGCAGTTGGGGATTTTATACGGGTATTTGTATACCTGGATTCGGAAGATCGCCCGGTGGCCACCACCGAGACGCCCAAGGCCCAGGTTGGCAAGTTCGCGTTGCTTGAGGCTACTGCCATTACCCGTGTGGGCGCCTTTCTGGACTGGGGTTTGGGCAAAGAGCTGCTGGTGCCCTTTGCCGAGCAGCAGCGCCCCATGGAAGAGGGTAAGCGCTATTTGGTTTACGTGTTTGTGAATGATCAAGATGGCCGCATAGTGGCCAGCTCAAAGCTCGATAAATTTCTGGATAAATACCGCCCTCGCTACGAGCCAGGCCAGCCCGTAGACTTGATTATTGGCAGCTCCACAGATCTTGGCTTTAAGGCCATAGTTAATCACTCACATTGGGGTGTGTTGTTTGAGTCTGAGGTGTTTCAGCGTGTGAGTTTTGGCCAGCAGCTCAAAGGGTTTATCAAGCGGGTGAGGCCCGATGGCAAGATCGACCTGACCTTGCAGCATAAAAGTGCCCAGCGCGATCAGCTTGCCAATAAGGTTATGGCCTATGTGGCAAAGCAGGGCGGTTTCGCGCGCCTGCATGACAAATCTACACCTGAGGAAATCAGCCGCGCACTGGGCATGAGCAAGGCTGCATTCAAGCGCACTATTGGCAGCTTGTATAAAGCCGGTGAGCTGGCCTTGGAATCCGACGGCATTAGGGCGACAGGCAAGCAAGCGTGA
- the petA gene encoding ubiquinol-cytochrome c reductase iron-sulfur subunit has translation MSNDGVNEGRRRFLTAATSVVGAVGAVGVAVPFVGSWNPSAKAKAAGAPVRANVSKLEPGQMIVVEWRGKPVYIVRRTKETLDTLTGMADKLRDPESVEQQQPAYAQNEFRSIKPEYLVLMGLCTHLGCAPMYRPDVGAADLGGDEWLGGFFCPCHGSKFDLAGRVFKGVPAPVNLEVPPYTFETDSVVLVGVDQEA, from the coding sequence ATGAGCAATGACGGTGTAAACGAGGGGCGTCGTCGTTTTTTGACTGCAGCCACCTCCGTTGTTGGCGCTGTGGGCGCCGTAGGTGTAGCGGTACCTTTTGTTGGTTCCTGGAACCCAAGTGCCAAGGCGAAAGCCGCAGGCGCGCCGGTGCGAGCGAATGTATCCAAGCTCGAACCCGGTCAGATGATCGTTGTTGAGTGGCGCGGTAAGCCGGTTTACATCGTCCGTCGGACCAAAGAAACCCTCGATACACTGACGGGTATGGCCGATAAGCTCCGCGATCCGGAGTCTGTTGAGCAGCAGCAACCCGCCTATGCGCAAAATGAATTCCGTTCAATCAAGCCTGAGTACCTGGTGTTGATGGGCCTGTGTACCCACTTGGGGTGTGCGCCTATGTATCGCCCGGATGTGGGCGCTGCCGACCTTGGTGGTGATGAATGGCTCGGCGGTTTCTTCTGCCCATGTCACGGTTCCAAGTTCGACTTGGCTGGCCGCGTATTTAAAGGCGTACCTGCGCCGGTCAACCTCGAAGTTCCCCCCTACACCTTTGAAACCGACTCAGTGGTACTGGTCGGCGTAGATCAGGAGGCTTAA
- a CDS encoding Yip1 family protein — MAILEHTLGILLHPDSEWKAIRNERHSFAQVFLSHVPFLALIPPVAAYFGVTQVGWTVGDGEVVKLTAESALSLCIMTYFALMAGVYVLGEFINWMAKTYGVADSAEQRHYEGTALAVYVTTPVFLAGIVGVYPELWLNAAATIIAGCYAVYLVYEGIPILMNIDKERAFMYATSVVTVGLVMLVIVRVGTVIVWGMGVGPVYVD; from the coding sequence ATGGCCATTTTGGAGCATACACTCGGTATTCTGCTGCACCCAGACAGCGAATGGAAAGCCATTCGCAATGAGCGCCACTCGTTTGCGCAAGTATTCTTAAGCCATGTCCCGTTTTTAGCCCTTATTCCACCGGTAGCTGCCTACTTTGGCGTCACCCAGGTGGGCTGGACCGTGGGCGACGGGGAGGTGGTGAAGCTTACCGCCGAGTCTGCCTTGTCGCTCTGCATTATGACCTACTTCGCCCTGATGGCGGGCGTTTATGTGTTGGGCGAATTCATTAACTGGATGGCCAAAACCTACGGCGTTGCCGACTCTGCCGAGCAGCGTCACTATGAGGGCACGGCCCTTGCCGTATACGTTACCACGCCTGTATTTCTGGCGGGCATTGTGGGTGTTTACCCCGAGCTTTGGCTCAATGCCGCCGCCACCATTATTGCCGGATGTTACGCCGTCTACCTGGTGTATGAGGGCATTCCGATTCTCATGAATATCGATAAAGAGCGCGCCTTCATGTACGCCACGTCTGTGGTTACCGTGGGCCTGGTGATGCTCGTGATTGTGCGCGTAGGTACGGTCATTGTGTGGGGTATGGGCGTAGGCCCGGTGTACGTGGATTGA
- a CDS encoding glutathione S-transferase N-terminal domain-containing protein: protein MGAVAKRSSMTYFSDASDHYSHRVRIVLAEKGVTVEVEDVDPEAKPAELADLNPYNSLPTLVDRDLALYETKVMMEYLDERFPHPPLLPVYPVARAQSRLWMYRIERDWCPLIDVILENSSKDAVAKARKELRESFTAIAPIFSEMPFFMSEEFTLVDCCLAPIFWRLDALEINIPQTKATKPLFDYMDRLFARESFRESLTELEKDMRSGKKK, encoded by the coding sequence ATGGGTGCAGTCGCGAAGCGATCATCTATGACCTATTTTTCGGACGCGAGTGACCATTACAGCCACCGCGTGCGCATTGTATTGGCAGAAAAAGGTGTAACAGTAGAGGTTGAAGATGTCGACCCAGAGGCCAAGCCTGCAGAGTTGGCGGATTTAAACCCCTACAACTCGCTGCCCACCTTGGTTGATCGTGACCTTGCCTTGTATGAAACCAAGGTCATGATGGAGTACCTGGATGAGCGCTTCCCGCACCCGCCGTTGTTGCCGGTGTACCCGGTGGCGCGCGCCCAGAGCCGTTTGTGGATGTACCGCATTGAGCGCGACTGGTGCCCATTGATTGACGTAATTCTGGAAAACAGCAGCAAAGATGCGGTTGCTAAAGCGCGCAAAGAGTTGCGTGAAAGTTTTACCGCCATTGCCCCGATTTTCTCCGAAATGCCATTTTTCATGAGCGAAGAATTCACTTTGGTAGATTGCTGCCTCGCGCCTATTTTCTGGCGCCTGGATGCGCTGGAAATCAACATCCCGCAAACCAAGGCTACCAAACCGCTGTTTGACTACATGGATCGTTTGTTTGCCCGCGAGTCGTTCCGTGAAAGTCTCACTGAGCTTGAAAAAGACATGCGCTCTGGCAAGAAGAAGTAA
- the cysK gene encoding cysteine synthase A encodes MSNIYRDNSMTIGNTPLVQLNRLTDHKVLAKLESRNPAGSVKCRIGANMIWEAEKQGQLKAGMTVVEPTSGNTGIALAYVCAARGYRLVLTMPSSMSLERRQLIKALGAELVLTAPEKGMKGAIEKAQEIAAQDPKAHFMPQQFANPANPAVHEATTGPEIWNDTDGDVDILVAGVGTGGTISGVSRYFKRTRGKAIHSVAVEPTHSPVISQTLAGETPAPAPHKIQGIGAGFIPDNLDLEVVDEAVQVTNDEAIDMAQRLMKEEGILAGISCGAAVAAALKVAARPENKGKTTVVILPDSGERYLSSALFAGQFTDKETRQ; translated from the coding sequence ATGAGCAATATATATCGCGACAACTCCATGACCATCGGCAACACCCCGCTCGTGCAGCTCAACAGGCTCACAGACCACAAGGTGTTGGCCAAACTTGAGTCTCGCAACCCCGCGGGCTCCGTTAAGTGCCGCATTGGCGCAAACATGATTTGGGAGGCCGAAAAACAAGGGCAACTCAAGGCCGGCATGACCGTGGTAGAACCCACCAGCGGCAACACCGGCATTGCGCTTGCGTACGTTTGTGCCGCTCGCGGCTACCGCCTAGTGCTTACCATGCCAAGCTCCATGAGCCTCGAACGTCGCCAGCTGATCAAAGCCCTGGGCGCGGAGCTGGTGCTCACTGCGCCCGAGAAAGGCATGAAAGGTGCCATTGAAAAAGCACAGGAAATCGCCGCCCAAGATCCCAAGGCGCACTTTATGCCCCAACAATTTGCCAACCCCGCAAACCCCGCGGTACACGAGGCCACCACCGGCCCTGAAATCTGGAACGACACCGATGGCGACGTGGATATTCTGGTGGCAGGCGTTGGCACAGGCGGCACCATCAGCGGCGTGTCGCGCTACTTCAAGCGCACCCGCGGCAAGGCCATCCACTCAGTGGCCGTTGAGCCCACACACTCGCCGGTGATCAGTCAAACGCTGGCCGGTGAAACACCGGCACCGGCGCCCCATAAAATTCAAGGCATAGGCGCAGGTTTCATTCCAGACAATCTGGATTTGGAAGTGGTAGATGAAGCGGTTCAGGTGACCAACGATGAAGCCATCGACATGGCCCAGCGCCTCATGAAAGAAGAGGGCATTTTGGCCGGCATCTCCTGCGGCGCCGCGGTGGCTGCGGCGCTGAAGGTAGCGGCCCGGCCGGAAAACAAAGGTAAAACCACGGTAGTGATTTTGCCCGATTCAGGCGAACGCTACCTTTCAAGCGCGCTGTTTGCCGGGCAATTTACCGATAAAGAAACCCGGCAATAA